Within Candidatus Margulisiibacteriota bacterium, the genomic segment TGATCTCGATGGGGTTTCGGTTTCGGAACAGGTAGCTGATGGTCATGAAAGCTATGCTGTTAAAGTGAACACTGTCGATACTGTAGTATATCAATTCCGGCTAGCTGTTACTGATGGCGAAAACTGGAGTTATGGTTCCTGGGTGGATGGGAGTTCAATTGATAATATTCCGCCAAAAGGCATTTCCAATTTTAAAGGAGAAGACAATCCCAGTGACAATGGTTATCAGATTAAGCTGACCTGGACGAAATCAGAAGATGATGGTGCCGGGGCCAAGGATGTTACCGGATATACTGTTTACAGGAAAGATGCCGGAGAGTGGATTGTGGTTGCAACCCTTTTGAAGGGAGTGACATCTTACATTGACTCTGGAGTGTCAAATAATGCTGTTTACCGATATAAAATAGAAACACGCGATAAATCATGTGTGACCACGACGGAATTGCCTTACGGTGTAATTCCTATCGATAATCTCCCTCCGGACGAGGTTAAAGATTTAACTGTTCAGGATAACCCGAATGACAATGGTGGGAAGACCGCTGTCACGTGGACAAAGAATACTGATGATACTATTAGTTATGTTATTTATAGAAATGATGAAATAATCGGCACTTTAAATGCTGTTAGCATTAATTATTTTGATAATGTTCCATTTGATAATGTCAGTTATTCTTATTATATTCTTGCATATGACGGAGTTAACTATTCCAAAGGTAAGCCCGTAATCGGATTTGCGAAAGACAACCTGGTTGTCCCTCCTACCTTACTTAAAGCCGAGGATGTTGCACAAGACAATGGTGGAATGCTCAAAGTTACCTGGATAGCGCCTGTTTCCGAACCTAATTTATCGAAATATTTTTTATACCGTAATAATCTGAAACTAACTATTTTAGATGCCGATGTGACGAGCTATATAGATACGGCAGCAACAAAGAATATTATTTTTTCATATTGTTTGAAATCGGTTGATAGGTTTGGAAATGAGGCATCGAGTAATGTGCTCCCTGGGCTGTCGCTTGATAATATTAATCCATATCCTATTGAGCTTTATGCGCAGGATAGGGCGGATGATAATGGCGAAAATATAGAGCTTAGTTGGAAGTTCGATAACTTTGAATCAGACGTAGTTTATACAATATTAAGAAACGGTGCTGTAATTTCTTCGTTTAACACTTATATGACGACATATACAGATAACTCTGTCGCTCCTAATATACTTAATTCTTATCTAATCAAAGCTGATGATGGGAAAAATGTGATTACCAGTAATGTTGTTCATATAAGTAGCATAGATAATATCGTACCTGATTTCAATAAACTTATTAAAGTTGAAGATAATTTTGGAGATAATGGGAAAATGCTTGTAATAAGCTGGGACCGTTCTAAAGCTTTGGACGTGAAGGGATATAAACTTTATAGAAGTCTGGATGGAAGTACCTTTGATATTCGTGTAACTTTAAACGGTGCTACTGCAAATACGGTAACGTATACCGATAACGTAGAGAACAATCATCTTTATTATTATAAGGTAGTCGTTTCCGATGGAACAAACGAGGTAGCCTCAAATATTGCTTCCGGTAAAGCAATCGATAATATCGCACCGGAAAAGGTTAAGAACCTTACAATTATCAATATCCAAGAGGAAAGTCAGGTAAGGAAGTTATTTCTTGCCTGGCAGGGCCCGGCAGAGGCTGGATTGAGCTATAGCCTGTATAAGAATGGACAGCTGTTGGCGGACAATCTGCTTGGTACTACTTATACAGATATGAATATTACTAAAGGAATTGTTTGCAATTATTACATCCTTAGTGATGATGGTACCTACAGAACGAAGTCCGATACCGTATCGGGAGTGTTGGTTGATCTGACAGGAAAAGACAAAGAAAACGATAACGGTAATTCTATTCAGCTAAGCTGGTCTTGTGAAAAAAGTGCAGAATATTCCACATACAACGTACGCCGAGAAGGTGCTCTGATTAAGACTTACAGGAGCAATTCAATGAGCTATATTGATGATACGGTAGATCCGAATAATGAGTATGTGTATGAGATAACCGCCGATGATGGAATATTGAAAATATTTAGTACAGCTGTCAAGGTAAAAGCTATTGATAATCTACCGCCGGATGTAAAGCCGTTGGCGGTAGCAGACAATCTCAACGACAACGGCGGAGTGCTCAATGTCACCTGGTCGAAATCTTCTGCTCCTGATATTAAAGGGTACAAAGTTTATGGTAGTTCGGATGGTATCAGCTTCGCTATGGTTGCGTCCTTTAATGCCGTTACGTTTAACCTTATATCCTATACTGATAACGTAACAAATAACAAGAAATATTACTACAAAATCCTTGTTTTTGATGGAACATATGATGTGGAGTCGAATGTTGCTTATGCGATGGCAGTTGATAATGTGGCACCTGAGACAGTAAAGGATTTTGTCGTTATTGATACGAGGAATGATAACGGCACTAGTCTGTCATTGTCATGGGAGAATCCTCCCGAAACAGGACTTAAGTATCAGCTATACCGTAACGGACAACTTCTGAAGGATGACCTCCGTGATACCGTCTATATCGATAACGGCCTCGTTAAAGGCAAGAGCTACAGTTATTGTATTGTCGCTGATGACTGTACATATAGAACAACGTCAAATACTATTACGGCGACTCCTCTCGATGATTATATTAATCCTGTTAAAGATGTCTCTGTATCGGATGTTCCGGACGATGAGGGATATGCGCTAAGACTGTCTTGGACTAATCCCGCAGATACTGATCTGAAGTCTATTGTTATCTGTCGAAATGGACAGATTATAACGCAACTGGAAAAAACTGCTATTAGTTATATTGATGCCGGGGTTCTTCCTTCGGTTAATTATCTCTATACCATAGAAGTGTCGGATATGGATAATAATCGTTCGCTCGTTTCTGTGAACGGGATCGCTATAGATAATACGGGACCTGAACCGGTAACAAAAATAGACGTAACAGATCCATATGATAACGGCGGAATACTTCAGATGTCTTGGATTAAGTCCGATAGCAAAGATGTTATCGGCTATGAGATATATAGAATGGAAAAAAATCCGGAGGATAAATATGGGCCCTGGAAAAAGATATCGACAATCATGGACAGAAATATCGAATGTTTCGAAGATAAAGGGCTTGATCTGCTTACGATTTATATATACAAGGTAAGGGTCTTTGATAGCCGTAATCAAGCTGATAGTAAACAAAGCGAACCTACCTTGCCAAAAGATGAGATTGTTCCTCAGCAAGTGGTCCTGAATGCAGTCGACAATCCGAATGATGAAGGTGGGGTCATCTATTTATACTGGACTGCCAGTGATCCTGATGTCGTAATATACCGTGTTATCAGGAATGGGCATGAAATCGGAAGTACTACTAATTTGAAGTATTATGATCTGGCCGTAGAAGGCAAGTATGAAGTTATTGCTGAAGACAGGGCAGGTAACCAATCGAAATCTAATCCGACAAATCGGGTTTGTGCATATCGTAATATTCCAGTGGTTACGGTTGAAGATGTCGCTCCTGACAATGGTTCTCAGCTCAAGTTATTCTGGGCATGCGAAGATCCTGCATTTTCTGCTGTAACTATTATGAGGAAGACATCGTACGATGATAGTAGTAAGATTATTAAATATCTTTCTAATACTGATCACCAATATATTGATAATAAGGTGAATAGAGATACAACGTATATTTATGAATTAACTTATACTAATAGTTCAGGACCGCATACTATTCAGTTACCTCCGGTGACACCTAAAGACGAAATTACTCCTGATCAAATAAACGATCTTCGTGCCGAGTATGTTTTAGGTACCGGAGGTAAGACTATAAAATTGACCTGGTCAAAAGTAGTTGATACAAAAATAAGCTCACTTGGGGTTTATAGAAGTTCAGGTTCAATAAATCAGTGGCAAAGAATCGCAGTCTGTAGTTCAGCACTTGTCGAGTATCTGGATGCAGCTTCACAGCCATCCGTAACTTATAACTATAAAATCGAGAGCTTTTCGAACCTCGCATCAACTGCAAGTAATATTGTAAGTGTTAAATCGTATGATGATACGCCCCCGCCAGCTCCTGAAGTTATCGATGTTCCAAATGATCGAGGTACCCAACTGAAAGTAATCTGGCCTGTTTTAGGTGTCGATAAGATTAACAAAACATCTGGTTTGATGAATGAGTGGATTAAAGTTTCTTCAGTGAGTACTGCTGCGATCGTTTCAAATCTCAATTCAGATACCGATTACAGATTCAGTTATACTGTTAATCGAGATGGACACGAAATCGAAAGTGTATTTTCGGGAGTGGTAAGACCAAAAATTGATATCTATATTTCTGCGCCTGTCACGAACTTTTTAGTAACCGACGTTTCTCCTGATAATGGTGATAATGCAATCCTGACCTGGGTAAAATCTGCTGATGACGGTAATGGGTTTAACGATATTTCTTTTTATATCGTTTACCGGAATAATGAGCGAATTGCTACCCTTAATAAGGGAGACACAACGTACATTGCCAACAAATTAACCCCGGGATGGGTTAATACGGCAGGTTATCGATTCAAGGTCGCAGCATTAAATTCTTCTGGCAGGGAAGCTTTTTCTCCTGAGCGTTCCATTATTCCTCAGGATGAAAAGCCACCCAAAACACCTGTTAATTTCCATTTTGCTACTACTACCGTGAAGAACGAACTTTGGTTGCAATGGGATAAAAACTCGGATGATACCAAAGGCTATTATGTTTATAAAAATGGAGAAAAATACAGGGTGCTTACTAGCGGTGATTCTTTATCGATAGATACGGGTTTAAGCTATAACGTTACTTATTCATATCAAGTTAGTGCCTTTGACAACGCAGGAAATGAATCTTTTAAAACTAATGTTATTTCAAAGATGTTTTTCCATACTGCTATGCTCAGTCCAGGGATTAACCTGATTTCAGTTCCTTATATCGTAACAGAGCTGTCAATGAGTGATTGCATTCGAGACCCTCAACTCATTGTATATAACTGGAACGGCAAAAAATATTCTATAGGAAATGAGCCTTTCACTCCTGCGAATTCATGTTTTGTCAAAGTACAGAATGCGGTTGAAGTGAAGCTTAATAATCCGAAAAAGCTAACTCAAGATTATACCTTGAAAATCGCTAAGGGTTGGAATCTTATTTCAGATCCATTCTTCATTGCACTTCCCTGTTCAGCAATAAAAATAAAAGATAGCACAGTAGTATATAGCTGGGCGGATGCGGTTAAAGCTCGCATTATTGCTTCAAAACTCTTTGGCCTTAATGAGGCTCATGACGATTACAAAGAGATAACTGTGCTCAATCCATTTGAAGGTGCATGGATTAAGGCCTTTAAAGATATCGAACTGATTTTTCCCTATTCTACAGAATGGACTTCACTTAGCACGTTAGCTAATCAGGGTTATTCGACGAGTAAGACTAATGGCTGGGTGGTAACTATTAAAGTGCAAGGGAAGAGTTTTGAGTTGGGTCAGAGCGATGATGCGGTGGATGGCTATGATTATCATGATAGTTTGATACCGCCTCAGATTGCTGGATTTAACAAAGAAGCTCTCTCTTTTTATGAAGAACAAAGTAGTTGGGGAGAATATTCAGGATACTATAAAGCAGATATAAAAAAGAAAGACAGCACCTGGAAGATGATCGTTGAGAATGCAGGTGTTCCAGTTATTCCTGTTATGATTGAAGGATTGAATTCTCTTCCTAAGTCCAAGACACTAATCGTTACTGACAGAAACGGAAATATAGTACCTTTGAATGGCAACTCTTTTAGTTTAGCCGGTGAGGGGGGCTTTACGGTGTTCACTATTCAGGTATTAGATTCCAGCGATTTCTTCGAAATAAGCGGACTTGTCAATTATCCGAATCCCTGTAATATCAATAAAACCGATGTTAAGGTCAAGTTTAACTCAAACAAGACGGGTGCCGGTGATATTAAGATTTACAGTGTGACTGGAAAAGAGATATATAAAAATGATTTCAACTTTGTCGTGGGGGACAACATAATTAGATGGGATGGAAGTACTCATAGCAGGGAACGAGTTGCTTCAGGCGTGTATTTCTATCTCATTGATGCTAGAAGTGTTGATGGAAGTTCCTTTAAGAAGAAAGAAAAGATAGCAATCTGGAATAACTAAACCCGAAAATACGATGTCTTTTTCTGTGCCGTAAATTGCTACATGTAGCAATAAAAATCTCAATATTCACGTTAAAATAGATCAGAGGTGTTGCATGTTGCAACACCTCTGTTTTTTTGTCTCAGACCTTTACAGAATAAAGGATTCATTAGTTGGTATGAAAATTGGTATATGTACTGCGGGGAGTGCAAATATGAAAATATATCTATTATTCATTTTCATTATTTCCTTTTTAGCAACTAATGCAAATGCTAATGTTATCGGCAATGATTTCCTTTCTGCAGATACTGGGGTCAGGGCATTGGCGATGGGGTCTGCATACACTGCGGTAGCCAATGATTCCAACTCGATATTTTATAATGCAGCCGGATTAGGAGAGATAAAGAGTGCAGCACTTTTGACTTCTTATGGTAACGTGTTTGGCATGGCAAGTAAGACGCATGCTTCCCTCGTAGTTCCAGTAGGAGGAGGGGCAATAGGCATCGGTTACATAGGGTTAAAGGTAAGGGACATTGTTCGGACTGACGATGCCGGAACAGTTCAGGGTAGTTTCAGTTATGGAGATACTGCTTATCTCTTAGGTTATGGATTGAACACTGGGGTCGATTGGTTATCCCTTGGAATCGTTGGGAAGTACCTTGTAAAAGAGTGTAATGGAAACGTGAAAAGAGGACTTGGTATTGATATTTCATCATTAATAATTACAGATATAATGAATATAGGCATATCGATCCACGACATCAATAAAACAGCGATAGGAAATGATGTTTATTCAAGTAGGATCAGAGCTGGCATGGCTATCAAGCCTATGAAGAATGTTATTGTCAGTACGGATTACTATGAGGGATCAATGTCCTATGGAGCAGAGGTTTCGGTAATTCAAGAAGTGAGCTTTCAGGTTGGTTATGTGAATGATATGGTTACTATGGGCTGCGGCTTATCCGTCGATAGTATAAAGATAAATGTAGCCTATAGCAAACATGACCTGGGGGACAGCTTGAAAGCTGAGATTGGATTTTAGCTAAAGGAGATTTTTCCGTGAATCTAATATATAAGAAGAAAATGTCGATAATTATTTTTTTTATTTTTCTTGCGGCAGTGTTTCTGCTGGGTGGCTGCAAACAAGTTACCACTGACACGAATGGGGCAATTTATGGTTCTGTGCTATTGAAGGATCAAGTAGATCATAGTGGTGTTGTGGTGACTGCCAGGAGTGGAAATGCTATAAAACAGGGCTTAACGGAAACCTCCGGTATGTATGTTATCAGTGGCTTAACCGTTGGAACTTATGAAGTGAGTGTTTCTAAAAACGCCTGGTATATTGCGGAAAATGATCAAGCAACGAAATCTGTTGTTATTACCGAGGGAGAAAGTGTCATGAATGTTACTTTTAATCTTGAGAGTGATTTAGTGCCACCGGCAATTCCTTAGTGACGCTGAGACAATACTATTATTTGATGTATAGGCCTTCGCTTCGCAACACACTGTCCGTTTGGTCGATAGCTATAGCATAAGAAAGCTTGAGATCGGTACCCGAGGTGTCGATTAGTGGGTTTGTCATTACTCCTGCAATCAGGCCGGAATGAATGTTGATAGCCGGTGACCCAACTAAGCCTAAAGAATAAGGAGTATCTAACTGAAGGATTTTTTTAGCATTCTTGAGAAGGTATTTCGCGCTGATAATTGTTTTGATAATTGATGGTACATAGATACTTTCACGTCCAAAAGGAAATCCGATGCATGAGATACTGGAACCACATTGCAGGTCTTCAGTGGAATCAAATAATTTAAGAGGGACTGACAGGTCGGTTGGCTCCGCTGTCTTTAATAAGGCTAAACCGTTTTCTTCGTCGTATTGCTGAAGTGACACGGGGATTGTTGTTATGTTTTCGTCAATGATGTTTGAGAAGCTTTTGTTGCTGTGCGGGATATTAATATACAATTCGTCAGAAGGGGCAACAATGTTTGACGAAGTAATAATGTATCCGCGTGCCGTGATAAAAAAGCCTGAACCCAGAAAATCATAGCTGTTCCCGCTGGTTTTTTTCATTATTACTGCGCATATTCCTGCATATCTTGAATAAATATCTTTTAACATTTTCAAATCTCCAAAAAACTCGAAAACTATTTTTCTTTATAGGTGATTATATAGTCTTCACCTTCCCATTCGTAATTATCAGAATCAATCCGCCACAAAAAAGTGATTTTTATTTCCTTTGATTTATCAGGTCCGGATAGCAAGACCCCAGATTCTTCGTGATCTTTTTTTGTAAGTGGTACATCTTTGATTGTTAGATCAAACGTGTTGTCAGGGTGTATCTCGATAATTCTTGTCATTCCGCCCAGTTTAGTTTGGATCCATATATCCTGATCCGGAGCGACTGTTAAATGCTTTTTTTGTCTTAGCGTGTCTATGTTAATGTTCTTGATCAGCGGGTGAGTCGATATTGTTTTCCAGCGTGCGAAACTTTTTTTGGTTTCTTTGCATATTGACGAAATAATGCTAAGTTTTTGATGAATTTCTGGGAGAGCTATGCTGGGAAATCTGTACGACCAGTTATGGTCACCGACAGTCCCTGGCGTGTTGATCCTTGCCTCTTCAATATTTTCACCGATAATACCCGGAATAGTTCCGAGAATATCCTGAAGCGGGAGTATGATGAAAAGGGCTGGTGTCCCAATAATAAATTTATTGAGTAATTTCTTATGGAGGGAATTGTTAAAATGAAGGTTTTCTTCGGGGTTTATTCCCAGTAAACAACAAAACTCTATTTTTTCATGTGAAGGAAGTTTTTCCCAGAGACCCTGTAATGTGTAGGAATCGTGAGTGCTTGTGCTGACGAGCGATATCGGTTCAAAAACCTCGGTAGGTTTTTTGTGTTCCATTATCATTACCTTGTAGCCTGGTATACCCAATTCGGAGAGTACTTTTCGGACTATTGGCGGGACTGTGCCGAGATCCTCGGCAATAGGAAGCATGGTAGAGCTGTGAAGCAGCATCTGGAGCATTTTTTTTCCATGCTGCTCCCAGGTTGTCTTGTCTCTTGGTAAGTAGTAGCCATCTTTAGCCAGGGTTTCTTCAGGAATTACCCATATACGAAACAGACCTAGTACGTGATCGATTCTATAGATATCAAAGAAGTTTTCGGCGTAGTGCAGACGCTCTTCCCACCATATGAATTTATCTGATTCGATATTTTTCCATTTATATACGGGCAATCCCCAATCTTGCCCCTCTTCAGCATAAAAATCAGGAGGAGCACCGGCTTTGAGTTTGGTATCGAAATATTCGGGATGTTGCCAGACATCGGCGCTTTCTTTGCCTACAAGGAGAGGTATATCTCCTTTAATAAGAATTTTGTTTTCTTGTGCGTAGTTATGGATGTCGCTGCATTGTTGAAATAATATCCATTGGATATATGCATAGAAATCCATTTCATATCCATCGCTAACTTGGAACTGGTTATAGAGATTTTCGCTATAGATTTGGATTTCCTGAGGCCAGTCTATTATTGCAATCCAATTATATTTTTCTTTTAATAGCTTGAATAAGGTATAAGATTTTAGCCAGAATAAGTTATTCTGATAAAATGCAATAAAAGAATCCTTTTTGGGACTATTTGTATCTAACAGAAAATGGTCATATGCCCACTGTAGTAAAAATGTTTTCAGTGTTCGGCTTTCATTGTAATTAACTCTTTTGTTCTGGCTTATTTTTTTGTATAATCCGGATATTTCAATGTCGGAGTTAATAGCTTCCTCTATATTTGTAATGTTTTGGGCAGCAAAAGCTTTTTCGATATCAGCATAAAGAGGATTCAAGGCAAAGGCGCTTATTGCGCCGAACGGGCTGTTATCATGGGGCGACGTTTCGTTTATCGGCAGAAGCTGTATAACTTCCAGTGAGTATGCTTTGCATAAATCAATGAATTCTTTCAGACTGGCAAAATCGCCAATACCGAAATCCATGGTTTTTTCGCTTTTTAACGAGAAAAGGGGGATTGCGGTACCTATTCTTTTCTGGAAACTTATCTTGTCCCAGTGTGTTTTTGTATGATGCGGGACATGCAGTTGTAAAAGATGTTCTTCGGTTCTCATAATGACCTCATTCAAAGATTTTTGAATCTTATTTGTTTTTAGAATATTAAATATTTTTTGACATTCTTATTATAACAATTTTAGAGCTAATAATAAATATAACAGAATAACCGTAGGAATCGGAGTGCGGGTATCACAAAAGATTTCTAATACAGAGTTCTTATATGAGGTGATTTCGATATGACGATATTTTTATTTTTGTTTAAAAATTAAATGAGAGAAATTAATAAAAAAAACATATAATTAACTATGTCTGGAATATGATATCTTGTGTTAATAACCTCTTGTATTCCTGGGAATTAGAGAGTTGAGGCTATAAAGGAGCGTCAGATGGCGGCAGTTTCTATTGTTAAATGCGATGATTATATGGATGAAGATTTGGTGCGTAAAGTTGAAGAGGCTTTATCCCTGGTGGTTGATTTGAAGTCTTTGATAAGAAAAGGAAGTAAGGTGTTGTTAAAACCCAATATCCTAATGGGACTATCTCCGGATAGAGCTGTGACGACTCATCCGAGAATTCTTTGGGCTGTTGGAGTAATCGTAAAAAAGTATGGCGGGGAATTATGGATCGGTGACAGTTCAGGGTTCGGTTCGACGCAGAGAAACGCGCAGAAAACAGGAATGTACGAGGTTATAGAACAGCTTGGGGCCAAGCTTATTCCTTTTAATGAGCCTGTTGAGATTGCAGTTGAAAATGGTCGGCTTGTCAGGCACTTCAAGATAGAAAAAGCGGTTACTATCGCAGATGTTATTATCAATATTCCTAAACTTAAAACGCATGGGTTAACCTATTTTACCGGAGCTGCTAAAAATCTGTATGGCTGCTTGCCTGGACTTGAAAAGGGGAAGGGGCATGTGAAAATGCCGAGCAGAGAGCTGTTCTCTCACATGATCGTTGACCTCAATACTGCTGTCATTCCTCACATTAATATTATGGATGCGGTTATCGGGATGGAAGGGAATGGCCCCAGCAATGGAACGCCTCGAAAGGTCGGACTCATTATGGCGAGCACCAATACTTTTGCCCTTGATGCTGTAGCCTGTGAAATTATCGGATTGCCTCCTCAAGAGGTTCCCTTTCTTACCTATGCTTCTGACCGGGACCTTGTTGCTCTGGATGATATTGAAACCAGAGGCGAGAATATCCAGGATGTTAAGATCGAGGGGTTCCAACTTATCAAACAAACTACACGCAAAAAAGAGCTGAGAAACAAAATCTTGATGCTCGTGAAGACGTTATTGAAAGGGTTTCTTATCGAGAAGCCTGTACTTATTGTAAGTAAATGTGCCCGGTGCAGTATCTGTGGAGAAGTATGTCCGGTAAAGGTCATTCAAAATACAGACAATGGGCCTGTTTTTAATTATGATAAATGTATTCACTGCTACTGTTGCCAAGAGCTTTGTCCTCACGGGGCTATTGAGTTAAAAAAGATAATTCTCCCCTGGATTTAGTTCGCACCAGTGTTTTGGGCCCGGGGAAAAAGAATAAGGAAAAAACTAATTTACAGGGCGCAGTTTTTCTTTAATTATGTTTTTTGCTGCATCTTTTTCGACTAACTTATTAGGGTTATAATTATAGATATCTTCCGGAAATAAATGATAGTTATAGCCTACACGTATCACATCGATCATCCAATTTTCTTCCACTGGGTATCTCGAAATAAATTTGATCGGCGCTGGGTTGTTGGGTATATCAAGGATCAAGATGATCATTGCCAGCATTTGAACGTTTGTCAAATATTCTTCAGGACGGAAGGTATCATCCTCAAATCCGCTCGTGATTTTTGCGGCAGCTATTTTTTCAATGTATTGCTTTGCCCAGTAAGTATCGGGAATGTCTCTGAACTTTATTATATTTGGAGTTGTAATGAGCGATATTTTTTCATTGCATTCTTTCGTAAAAGCCAGTAATTGCGCAAATTCTGCTCTGGTTATCGGGGTCGATGAAAAATTAGAGGTGCCTGGTTTTCCCTCAATTGATTGTGCTTGTATCGTAGCTACGATTGCTGATAACCCCGTTAGGACAACCGGAGTGATATTTGTAGTTACTGTATTAATGATGACAGATGGTAAGGTTAGTTCTTTTCTAGCAGTAATATCAGGAATGGGTTGCTTTTGAATAATAGAAATCTCTGGTTCTGGTTTTATATTAACTGAGGGTTTGTTGGGTTCCTGTGGTTTTTTTTTGATTTGATTTTCCGGTAGTTCATTTGGTGTTGAATCGGTGATAGCATTCATATTTCTGATGCATTTGGCAAGAATGTCATCGAACGAAATGCTTACTTCCAAAAGGCTCATGTCGTTCCTGGAATTTACGGCATCCTTTTTTATAGAATAATGAAAATCCGCAAATCCACTATTGTAAGTGAATCCGGCATTATATTTAAGTGATTCGGAGCTGCCAAGTCGAATTATGAGTTCGCTGTTCGGCCTGAAATCTATCCCGAATCCAGTTTGTATGGATTTTTTTACGGTCAGTGCTTCTATATATAATGTTGCTGCCTCAGATAATTGCATGCTTAGTCCAGTACCAATCTGGGCTAGTAATATGTCGTTCACTCCTCTATTCCAGAATACAACTCCTGCCAGGTTGCGTACTTGAGTTCCAATTTTGATTCCATTTGACAGGTCGTAGATAACTCCAAGATCCATGCTGAAGCCTTTGCCTGAACCAAAGCCGATGTCAGATATTGATTCTAATGTAGTGTTAACATT encodes:
- the malQ gene encoding 4-alpha-glucanotransferase; translation: MRTEEHLLQLHVPHHTKTHWDKISFQKRIGTAIPLFSLKSEKTMDFGIGDFASLKEFIDLCKAYSLEVIQLLPINETSPHDNSPFGAISAFALNPLYADIEKAFAAQNITNIEEAINSDIEISGLYKKISQNKRVNYNESRTLKTFLLQWAYDHFLLDTNSPKKDSFIAFYQNNLFWLKSYTLFKLLKEKYNWIAIIDWPQEIQIYSENLYNQFQVSDGYEMDFYAYIQWILFQQCSDIHNYAQENKILIKGDIPLLVGKESADVWQHPEYFDTKLKAGAPPDFYAEEGQDWGLPVYKWKNIESDKFIWWEERLHYAENFFDIYRIDHVLGLFRIWVIPEETLAKDGYYLPRDKTTWEQHGKKMLQMLLHSSTMLPIAEDLGTVPPIVRKVLSELGIPGYKVMIMEHKKPTEVFEPISLVSTSTHDSYTLQGLWEKLPSHEKIEFCCLLGINPEENLHFNNSLHKKLLNKFIIGTPALFIILPLQDILGTIPGIIGENIEEARINTPGTVGDHNWSYRFPSIALPEIHQKLSIISSICKETKKSFARWKTISTHPLIKNINIDTLRQKKHLTVAPDQDIWIQTKLGGMTRIIEIHPDNTFDLTIKDVPLTKKDHEESGVLLSGPDKSKEIKITFLWRIDSDNYEWEGEDYIITYKEK
- a CDS encoding iron-sulfur protein, with protein sequence MAAVSIVKCDDYMDEDLVRKVEEALSLVVDLKSLIRKGSKVLLKPNILMGLSPDRAVTTHPRILWAVGVIVKKYGGELWIGDSSGFGSTQRNAQKTGMYEVIEQLGAKLIPFNEPVEIAVENGRLVRHFKIEKAVTIADVIINIPKLKTHGLTYFTGAAKNLYGCLPGLEKGKGHVKMPSRELFSHMIVDLNTAVIPHINIMDAVIGMEGNGPSNGTPRKVGLIMASTNTFALDAVACEIIGLPPQEVPFLTYASDRDLVALDDIETRGENIQDVKIEGFQLIKQTTRKKELRNKILMLVKTLLKGFLIEKPVLIVSKCARCSICGEVCPVKVIQNTDNGPVFNYDKCIHCYCCQELCPHGAIELKKIILPWI